A single genomic interval of Camelina sativa cultivar DH55 chromosome 11, Cs, whole genome shotgun sequence harbors:
- the LOC104721532 gene encoding homeobox-leucine zipper protein ATHB-8-like isoform X1, which produces MGGGSNNSHNIDNGKYVRYTPEQVEALERLYNDCPKPSSMRRQQLIRECPILSNIEPKQIKVWFQNRRCREKQRKEASRLQAVNRKLTAMNKLLMEENDRLQKQVSHLVYENSYFRQHPQNQGNLATTDTSCESVVTSGQHHLTPQHQPRDASPAGLLSIADETLTEFISKATGTAVEWVQMHGMKPGPDSIGIVAISHGCTGIAARACGLVGLDPTRVAEILKDKPCWSRDCRSLDIVNVLSTANGGTLELIYMQLYAPTTLAPARDFWMLRYTSVMEDGSLVICERSLNNTQNGPSMPPSPHFVRAEILPSGYLIRPCEGGGSILHIVDHFDLEPWSVPEVLRSLYESSTLLAQRTTMAALRYLREISQEISQPNVTGWGRRPAALRALSQRLSKGFNEAVNGFSDEGWSMLESDGIDDVTLLVNSSPTKMMMTSSLPFSNGFTSMPSAVLCAKASMLLQNVPPSILLRFLREHRQEWADNSIDAYSAAAIKAGPCSLPIPRPGSFGGQVILPLAHTIENEEFMEVIKLESLGHYQEDMMMPADIFLLQMCSGVDENAVESCAELIFAPIDASFSDDAPIIPSGFRIIPLDSKSVRLVNEGLSPNRTLDLASALDVGSRTAGDSCGSRGNTKSVMTIAFQLAFEMHMQENVASMARQYVRSVIASVQRVALALSPSSHQLSGLRPPPASPEAHTLARWISHSYRCYLGVDLLKPHGTDILKSLWHHPDAVMCCSLKALPPVFTFANQAGLDMLETTLVALQDITLEKIFDNNNGKKTMCSGFPQIMQQGFMCMDGGVCMSSMGRAVTYEKAVAWKVLNDDEEPHCICFMFLNWSFI; this is translated from the exons ATGGGAGGCGGAAGCAATAATAGTCACAATATCGACAACGGGAAGTACGTTAGGTACACTCCTGAACAAGTGGAAGCTCTAGAGAGACTCTACAATGACTGTCCTAAACCGAGCTCTATGCGCCGCCAACAACTAATCCGCGAATGTCCTATCCTTTCCAACATCGAACCTAAACAGATCAAAGTCTGGTTCCAGAACCGCAG GTGTAGAGAGAAACAGCGGAAAGAGGCGTCGCGACTTCAAGCCGTGAATCGGAAGCTAACGGCAATGAACAAGCTTTTGATGGAAGAGAATGACCGTTTGCAAAAGCAAGTGTCTCACTTGGTTTACGAGAACAGCTATTTTCGCCAACATCCTCAAAAC CAGGGGAACTTGGCCACCACTGATACGAGCTGCGAGTCAGTGGTGACGAGTGGTCAGCACCACTTGACCCCCCAACATCAGCCCCGGGATGCTAGCCCTGCTGG ACTACTATCCATTGCCGAtgaaactttaacagagttcaTTTCAAAGGCCACTGGAACCGCCGTGGAGTGGGTCCAAATGCATGGGATGAAG CCTGGTCCGGATTCCATAGGAATCGTTGCTATTTCTCACGGATGCACGGGAATCGCAGCCCGTGCTTGCGGCCTAGTGGGTCTTGATCCCACTAGA GTCGCTGAGATACTAAAGGATAAGCCTTGTTGGTCGCGTGATTGCAGATCACTAGATATAGTTAACGTCCTCTCCACTGCAAATGGTGGAACCCTCGAACTAATCTACATGCAG CTCTATGCGCCAACAACATTGGCACCCGCTCGTGACTTCTGGATGCTACGTTACACATCTGTAATGGAAGACGGGAGCCTTGTG aTATGCGAACGGTCGTTGAACAATACACAAAATGGACCAAGTATGCCTCCATCTCCTCATTTCGTTAGGGCAGAGATTTTACCAAGTGGTTACCTCATTAGACCTTGCGAAGGAGGTGGATCCATTCTTCACATTGTTGATCATTTCGATCTTGAG CCATGGAGTGTGCCAGAAGTTCTTCGTTCTCTCTATGAGTCCTCCACGTTACTCGCCCAAAGAACTACCATGGCC GCTCTTCGCTATTTGAGGGAAATATCTCAAGAGATTTCACAACCTAACGTGACCGGATGGGGAAGAAGGCCAGCGGCTCTTAGAGCACTTAGCCAAAGACTCAGCAA AGGATTCAACGAAGCAGTTAACGGGTTTAGCGATGAAGGATGGTCGATGCTAGAGAGTGATGGCATCGATGATGTCACTCTTCTTGTGAACTCCTCTCccacaaagatgatgatgacatcaaGTCTCCCATTTTCCAATGGCTTCACTTCTATGCCTAGCGCGGTTCTATGTGCCAAAGCTTCAATGTTATTACAA aaTGTTCCACCCTCGATTCTTCTGCGGTTCTTGAGGGAACATAGGCAAGAATGGGCAGACAATAGCATTGATGCTTATTCGGCTGCAGCCATCAAAGCAGGCCCTTGTAGCTTACCAATCCCTCGTCCAGGGAGCTTTGGCGGTCAAGTCATTCTTCCTCTAGCTCACACTATAGAGAATGAAGAG tttatggaAGTGATTAAGCTTGAAAGCTTGGGGCATTACCAAGAAGACATGATGATGCCTGCTGATATCTTCCTTCTACAA ATGTGCAGTGGGGTGGATGAAAACGCAGTTGAATCATGCGCAGAGCTAATCTTTGCACCGATCGACGCCTCTTTCTCTGATGATGCCCCGATCATTCCTTCCGGATTCCGCATCATTCCTCTAGATTCCAAATCAGTACGTTTAGTTAAT GAGGGGTTGAGTCCTAACCGAACCCTAGACTTAGCGTCGGCTCTAGACGTAGGGAGCAGAACAGCTGGTGATTCATGTGGAAGCAGAGGAAACACAAAGTCAGTGATGACCATAGCGTTTCAGCTAGCTTTTGAGATGCATATGCAAGAGAACGTAGCCTCAATGGCTAGACAATATGTGAGAAGTGTGATCGCGTCGGTCCAGCGTGTCGCACTTGCTCTCTCCCCTTCTTCTCACCAGCTAAGCGGCCTGCGTCCTCCACCAGCATCACCCGAAGCTCACACGCTTGCTCGCTGGATATCTCACTCCTATAGATGTTACCTTGGCGTTGATCTCCTTAAACCTCATGGAACTGATATTCTCAAGTCTCTTTGGCACCATCCTGACGCTGTCATGTGTTGTTCACTCAAG GCCTTACCGCCGGTGTTCACGTTTGCGAACCAAGCTGGTTTAGACATGCTGGAGACGACGTTGGTGGCACTTCAGGATATCACTCTCGAGAAGATCTTCGACAACAACAACGGAAAGAAGACGATGTGCTCAGGCTTCCCTCAGATTATGCAACAG GGGTTTATGTGTATGGATGGAGGAGTATGCATGTCGAGCATGGGAAGAGCAGTAACGTACGAGAAGGCTGTTGCATGGAAAGTGCTGAACGACGACGAAGAACCTCATTGTATCTGCTTCATGTTCCTCAACTGGTCTTTTATATGA
- the LOC104721532 gene encoding homeobox-leucine zipper protein ATHB-8-like isoform X2: MGGGSNNSHNIDNGKYVRYTPEQVEALERLYNDCPKPSSMRRQQLIRECPILSNIEPKQIKVWFQNRRCREKQRKEASRLQAVNRKLTAMNKLLMEENDRLQKQVSHLVYENSYFRQHPQNGNLATTDTSCESVVTSGQHHLTPQHQPRDASPAGLLSIADETLTEFISKATGTAVEWVQMHGMKPGPDSIGIVAISHGCTGIAARACGLVGLDPTRVAEILKDKPCWSRDCRSLDIVNVLSTANGGTLELIYMQLYAPTTLAPARDFWMLRYTSVMEDGSLVICERSLNNTQNGPSMPPSPHFVRAEILPSGYLIRPCEGGGSILHIVDHFDLEPWSVPEVLRSLYESSTLLAQRTTMAALRYLREISQEISQPNVTGWGRRPAALRALSQRLSKGFNEAVNGFSDEGWSMLESDGIDDVTLLVNSSPTKMMMTSSLPFSNGFTSMPSAVLCAKASMLLQNVPPSILLRFLREHRQEWADNSIDAYSAAAIKAGPCSLPIPRPGSFGGQVILPLAHTIENEEFMEVIKLESLGHYQEDMMMPADIFLLQMCSGVDENAVESCAELIFAPIDASFSDDAPIIPSGFRIIPLDSKSVRLVNEGLSPNRTLDLASALDVGSRTAGDSCGSRGNTKSVMTIAFQLAFEMHMQENVASMARQYVRSVIASVQRVALALSPSSHQLSGLRPPPASPEAHTLARWISHSYRCYLGVDLLKPHGTDILKSLWHHPDAVMCCSLKALPPVFTFANQAGLDMLETTLVALQDITLEKIFDNNNGKKTMCSGFPQIMQQGFMCMDGGVCMSSMGRAVTYEKAVAWKVLNDDEEPHCICFMFLNWSFI, from the exons ATGGGAGGCGGAAGCAATAATAGTCACAATATCGACAACGGGAAGTACGTTAGGTACACTCCTGAACAAGTGGAAGCTCTAGAGAGACTCTACAATGACTGTCCTAAACCGAGCTCTATGCGCCGCCAACAACTAATCCGCGAATGTCCTATCCTTTCCAACATCGAACCTAAACAGATCAAAGTCTGGTTCCAGAACCGCAG GTGTAGAGAGAAACAGCGGAAAGAGGCGTCGCGACTTCAAGCCGTGAATCGGAAGCTAACGGCAATGAACAAGCTTTTGATGGAAGAGAATGACCGTTTGCAAAAGCAAGTGTCTCACTTGGTTTACGAGAACAGCTATTTTCGCCAACATCCTCAAAAC GGGAACTTGGCCACCACTGATACGAGCTGCGAGTCAGTGGTGACGAGTGGTCAGCACCACTTGACCCCCCAACATCAGCCCCGGGATGCTAGCCCTGCTGG ACTACTATCCATTGCCGAtgaaactttaacagagttcaTTTCAAAGGCCACTGGAACCGCCGTGGAGTGGGTCCAAATGCATGGGATGAAG CCTGGTCCGGATTCCATAGGAATCGTTGCTATTTCTCACGGATGCACGGGAATCGCAGCCCGTGCTTGCGGCCTAGTGGGTCTTGATCCCACTAGA GTCGCTGAGATACTAAAGGATAAGCCTTGTTGGTCGCGTGATTGCAGATCACTAGATATAGTTAACGTCCTCTCCACTGCAAATGGTGGAACCCTCGAACTAATCTACATGCAG CTCTATGCGCCAACAACATTGGCACCCGCTCGTGACTTCTGGATGCTACGTTACACATCTGTAATGGAAGACGGGAGCCTTGTG aTATGCGAACGGTCGTTGAACAATACACAAAATGGACCAAGTATGCCTCCATCTCCTCATTTCGTTAGGGCAGAGATTTTACCAAGTGGTTACCTCATTAGACCTTGCGAAGGAGGTGGATCCATTCTTCACATTGTTGATCATTTCGATCTTGAG CCATGGAGTGTGCCAGAAGTTCTTCGTTCTCTCTATGAGTCCTCCACGTTACTCGCCCAAAGAACTACCATGGCC GCTCTTCGCTATTTGAGGGAAATATCTCAAGAGATTTCACAACCTAACGTGACCGGATGGGGAAGAAGGCCAGCGGCTCTTAGAGCACTTAGCCAAAGACTCAGCAA AGGATTCAACGAAGCAGTTAACGGGTTTAGCGATGAAGGATGGTCGATGCTAGAGAGTGATGGCATCGATGATGTCACTCTTCTTGTGAACTCCTCTCccacaaagatgatgatgacatcaaGTCTCCCATTTTCCAATGGCTTCACTTCTATGCCTAGCGCGGTTCTATGTGCCAAAGCTTCAATGTTATTACAA aaTGTTCCACCCTCGATTCTTCTGCGGTTCTTGAGGGAACATAGGCAAGAATGGGCAGACAATAGCATTGATGCTTATTCGGCTGCAGCCATCAAAGCAGGCCCTTGTAGCTTACCAATCCCTCGTCCAGGGAGCTTTGGCGGTCAAGTCATTCTTCCTCTAGCTCACACTATAGAGAATGAAGAG tttatggaAGTGATTAAGCTTGAAAGCTTGGGGCATTACCAAGAAGACATGATGATGCCTGCTGATATCTTCCTTCTACAA ATGTGCAGTGGGGTGGATGAAAACGCAGTTGAATCATGCGCAGAGCTAATCTTTGCACCGATCGACGCCTCTTTCTCTGATGATGCCCCGATCATTCCTTCCGGATTCCGCATCATTCCTCTAGATTCCAAATCAGTACGTTTAGTTAAT GAGGGGTTGAGTCCTAACCGAACCCTAGACTTAGCGTCGGCTCTAGACGTAGGGAGCAGAACAGCTGGTGATTCATGTGGAAGCAGAGGAAACACAAAGTCAGTGATGACCATAGCGTTTCAGCTAGCTTTTGAGATGCATATGCAAGAGAACGTAGCCTCAATGGCTAGACAATATGTGAGAAGTGTGATCGCGTCGGTCCAGCGTGTCGCACTTGCTCTCTCCCCTTCTTCTCACCAGCTAAGCGGCCTGCGTCCTCCACCAGCATCACCCGAAGCTCACACGCTTGCTCGCTGGATATCTCACTCCTATAGATGTTACCTTGGCGTTGATCTCCTTAAACCTCATGGAACTGATATTCTCAAGTCTCTTTGGCACCATCCTGACGCTGTCATGTGTTGTTCACTCAAG GCCTTACCGCCGGTGTTCACGTTTGCGAACCAAGCTGGTTTAGACATGCTGGAGACGACGTTGGTGGCACTTCAGGATATCACTCTCGAGAAGATCTTCGACAACAACAACGGAAAGAAGACGATGTGCTCAGGCTTCCCTCAGATTATGCAACAG GGGTTTATGTGTATGGATGGAGGAGTATGCATGTCGAGCATGGGAAGAGCAGTAACGTACGAGAAGGCTGTTGCATGGAAAGTGCTGAACGACGACGAAGAACCTCATTGTATCTGCTTCATGTTCCTCAACTGGTCTTTTATATGA
- the LOC104721532 gene encoding homeobox-leucine zipper protein ATHB-8-like isoform X4, translating to MGGGSNNSHNIDNGKYVRYTPEQVEALERLYNDCPKPSSMRRQQLIRECPILSNIEPKQIKVWFQNRRCREKQRKEASRLQAVNRKLTAMNKLLMEENDRLQKQVSHLVYENSYFRQHPQNGNLATTDTSCESVVTSGQHHLTPQHQPRDASPAGLLSIADETLTEFISKATGTAVEWVQMHGMKPGPDSIGIVAISHGCTGIAARACGLVGLDPTRVAEILKDKPCWSRDCRSLDIVNVLSTANGGTLELIYMQLYAPTTLAPARDFWMLRYTSVMEDGSLVICERSLNNTQNGPSMPPSPHFVRAEILPSGYLIRPCEGGGSILHIVDHFDLEPWSVPEVLRSLYESSTLLAQRTTMAALRYLREISQEISQPNVTGWGRRPAALRALSQRLSKGFNEAVNGFSDEGWSMLESDGIDDVTLLVNSSPTKMMMTSSLPFSNGFTSMPSAVLCAKASMLLQNVPPSILLRFLREHRQEWADNSIDAYSAAAIKAGPCSLPIPRPGSFGGQVILPLAHTIENEEFMEVIKLESLGHYQEDMMMPADIFLLQMCSGVDENAVESCAELIFAPIDASFSDDAPIIPSGFRIIPLDSKSEGLSPNRTLDLASALDVGSRTAGDSCGSRGNTKSVMTIAFQLAFEMHMQENVASMARQYVRSVIASVQRVALALSPSSHQLSGLRPPPASPEAHTLARWISHSYRCYLGVDLLKPHGTDILKSLWHHPDAVMCCSLKALPPVFTFANQAGLDMLETTLVALQDITLEKIFDNNNGKKTMCSGFPQIMQQGFMCMDGGVCMSSMGRAVTYEKAVAWKVLNDDEEPHCICFMFLNWSFI from the exons ATGGGAGGCGGAAGCAATAATAGTCACAATATCGACAACGGGAAGTACGTTAGGTACACTCCTGAACAAGTGGAAGCTCTAGAGAGACTCTACAATGACTGTCCTAAACCGAGCTCTATGCGCCGCCAACAACTAATCCGCGAATGTCCTATCCTTTCCAACATCGAACCTAAACAGATCAAAGTCTGGTTCCAGAACCGCAG GTGTAGAGAGAAACAGCGGAAAGAGGCGTCGCGACTTCAAGCCGTGAATCGGAAGCTAACGGCAATGAACAAGCTTTTGATGGAAGAGAATGACCGTTTGCAAAAGCAAGTGTCTCACTTGGTTTACGAGAACAGCTATTTTCGCCAACATCCTCAAAAC GGGAACTTGGCCACCACTGATACGAGCTGCGAGTCAGTGGTGACGAGTGGTCAGCACCACTTGACCCCCCAACATCAGCCCCGGGATGCTAGCCCTGCTGG ACTACTATCCATTGCCGAtgaaactttaacagagttcaTTTCAAAGGCCACTGGAACCGCCGTGGAGTGGGTCCAAATGCATGGGATGAAG CCTGGTCCGGATTCCATAGGAATCGTTGCTATTTCTCACGGATGCACGGGAATCGCAGCCCGTGCTTGCGGCCTAGTGGGTCTTGATCCCACTAGA GTCGCTGAGATACTAAAGGATAAGCCTTGTTGGTCGCGTGATTGCAGATCACTAGATATAGTTAACGTCCTCTCCACTGCAAATGGTGGAACCCTCGAACTAATCTACATGCAG CTCTATGCGCCAACAACATTGGCACCCGCTCGTGACTTCTGGATGCTACGTTACACATCTGTAATGGAAGACGGGAGCCTTGTG aTATGCGAACGGTCGTTGAACAATACACAAAATGGACCAAGTATGCCTCCATCTCCTCATTTCGTTAGGGCAGAGATTTTACCAAGTGGTTACCTCATTAGACCTTGCGAAGGAGGTGGATCCATTCTTCACATTGTTGATCATTTCGATCTTGAG CCATGGAGTGTGCCAGAAGTTCTTCGTTCTCTCTATGAGTCCTCCACGTTACTCGCCCAAAGAACTACCATGGCC GCTCTTCGCTATTTGAGGGAAATATCTCAAGAGATTTCACAACCTAACGTGACCGGATGGGGAAGAAGGCCAGCGGCTCTTAGAGCACTTAGCCAAAGACTCAGCAA AGGATTCAACGAAGCAGTTAACGGGTTTAGCGATGAAGGATGGTCGATGCTAGAGAGTGATGGCATCGATGATGTCACTCTTCTTGTGAACTCCTCTCccacaaagatgatgatgacatcaaGTCTCCCATTTTCCAATGGCTTCACTTCTATGCCTAGCGCGGTTCTATGTGCCAAAGCTTCAATGTTATTACAA aaTGTTCCACCCTCGATTCTTCTGCGGTTCTTGAGGGAACATAGGCAAGAATGGGCAGACAATAGCATTGATGCTTATTCGGCTGCAGCCATCAAAGCAGGCCCTTGTAGCTTACCAATCCCTCGTCCAGGGAGCTTTGGCGGTCAAGTCATTCTTCCTCTAGCTCACACTATAGAGAATGAAGAG tttatggaAGTGATTAAGCTTGAAAGCTTGGGGCATTACCAAGAAGACATGATGATGCCTGCTGATATCTTCCTTCTACAA ATGTGCAGTGGGGTGGATGAAAACGCAGTTGAATCATGCGCAGAGCTAATCTTTGCACCGATCGACGCCTCTTTCTCTGATGATGCCCCGATCATTCCTTCCGGATTCCGCATCATTCCTCTAGATTCCAAATCA GAGGGGTTGAGTCCTAACCGAACCCTAGACTTAGCGTCGGCTCTAGACGTAGGGAGCAGAACAGCTGGTGATTCATGTGGAAGCAGAGGAAACACAAAGTCAGTGATGACCATAGCGTTTCAGCTAGCTTTTGAGATGCATATGCAAGAGAACGTAGCCTCAATGGCTAGACAATATGTGAGAAGTGTGATCGCGTCGGTCCAGCGTGTCGCACTTGCTCTCTCCCCTTCTTCTCACCAGCTAAGCGGCCTGCGTCCTCCACCAGCATCACCCGAAGCTCACACGCTTGCTCGCTGGATATCTCACTCCTATAGATGTTACCTTGGCGTTGATCTCCTTAAACCTCATGGAACTGATATTCTCAAGTCTCTTTGGCACCATCCTGACGCTGTCATGTGTTGTTCACTCAAG GCCTTACCGCCGGTGTTCACGTTTGCGAACCAAGCTGGTTTAGACATGCTGGAGACGACGTTGGTGGCACTTCAGGATATCACTCTCGAGAAGATCTTCGACAACAACAACGGAAAGAAGACGATGTGCTCAGGCTTCCCTCAGATTATGCAACAG GGGTTTATGTGTATGGATGGAGGAGTATGCATGTCGAGCATGGGAAGAGCAGTAACGTACGAGAAGGCTGTTGCATGGAAAGTGCTGAACGACGACGAAGAACCTCATTGTATCTGCTTCATGTTCCTCAACTGGTCTTTTATATGA
- the LOC104721532 gene encoding homeobox-leucine zipper protein ATHB-8-like isoform X3 has protein sequence MGGGSNNSHNIDNGKYVRYTPEQVEALERLYNDCPKPSSMRRQQLIRECPILSNIEPKQIKVWFQNRRCREKQRKEASRLQAVNRKLTAMNKLLMEENDRLQKQVSHLVYENSYFRQHPQNQGNLATTDTSCESVVTSGQHHLTPQHQPRDASPAGLLSIADETLTEFISKATGTAVEWVQMHGMKPGPDSIGIVAISHGCTGIAARACGLVGLDPTRVAEILKDKPCWSRDCRSLDIVNVLSTANGGTLELIYMQLYAPTTLAPARDFWMLRYTSVMEDGSLVICERSLNNTQNGPSMPPSPHFVRAEILPSGYLIRPCEGGGSILHIVDHFDLEPWSVPEVLRSLYESSTLLAQRTTMAALRYLREISQEISQPNVTGWGRRPAALRALSQRLSKGFNEAVNGFSDEGWSMLESDGIDDVTLLVNSSPTKMMMTSSLPFSNGFTSMPSAVLCAKASMLLQNVPPSILLRFLREHRQEWADNSIDAYSAAAIKAGPCSLPIPRPGSFGGQVILPLAHTIENEEFMEVIKLESLGHYQEDMMMPADIFLLQMCSGVDENAVESCAELIFAPIDASFSDDAPIIPSGFRIIPLDSKSEGLSPNRTLDLASALDVGSRTAGDSCGSRGNTKSVMTIAFQLAFEMHMQENVASMARQYVRSVIASVQRVALALSPSSHQLSGLRPPPASPEAHTLARWISHSYRCYLGVDLLKPHGTDILKSLWHHPDAVMCCSLKALPPVFTFANQAGLDMLETTLVALQDITLEKIFDNNNGKKTMCSGFPQIMQQGFMCMDGGVCMSSMGRAVTYEKAVAWKVLNDDEEPHCICFMFLNWSFI, from the exons ATGGGAGGCGGAAGCAATAATAGTCACAATATCGACAACGGGAAGTACGTTAGGTACACTCCTGAACAAGTGGAAGCTCTAGAGAGACTCTACAATGACTGTCCTAAACCGAGCTCTATGCGCCGCCAACAACTAATCCGCGAATGTCCTATCCTTTCCAACATCGAACCTAAACAGATCAAAGTCTGGTTCCAGAACCGCAG GTGTAGAGAGAAACAGCGGAAAGAGGCGTCGCGACTTCAAGCCGTGAATCGGAAGCTAACGGCAATGAACAAGCTTTTGATGGAAGAGAATGACCGTTTGCAAAAGCAAGTGTCTCACTTGGTTTACGAGAACAGCTATTTTCGCCAACATCCTCAAAAC CAGGGGAACTTGGCCACCACTGATACGAGCTGCGAGTCAGTGGTGACGAGTGGTCAGCACCACTTGACCCCCCAACATCAGCCCCGGGATGCTAGCCCTGCTGG ACTACTATCCATTGCCGAtgaaactttaacagagttcaTTTCAAAGGCCACTGGAACCGCCGTGGAGTGGGTCCAAATGCATGGGATGAAG CCTGGTCCGGATTCCATAGGAATCGTTGCTATTTCTCACGGATGCACGGGAATCGCAGCCCGTGCTTGCGGCCTAGTGGGTCTTGATCCCACTAGA GTCGCTGAGATACTAAAGGATAAGCCTTGTTGGTCGCGTGATTGCAGATCACTAGATATAGTTAACGTCCTCTCCACTGCAAATGGTGGAACCCTCGAACTAATCTACATGCAG CTCTATGCGCCAACAACATTGGCACCCGCTCGTGACTTCTGGATGCTACGTTACACATCTGTAATGGAAGACGGGAGCCTTGTG aTATGCGAACGGTCGTTGAACAATACACAAAATGGACCAAGTATGCCTCCATCTCCTCATTTCGTTAGGGCAGAGATTTTACCAAGTGGTTACCTCATTAGACCTTGCGAAGGAGGTGGATCCATTCTTCACATTGTTGATCATTTCGATCTTGAG CCATGGAGTGTGCCAGAAGTTCTTCGTTCTCTCTATGAGTCCTCCACGTTACTCGCCCAAAGAACTACCATGGCC GCTCTTCGCTATTTGAGGGAAATATCTCAAGAGATTTCACAACCTAACGTGACCGGATGGGGAAGAAGGCCAGCGGCTCTTAGAGCACTTAGCCAAAGACTCAGCAA AGGATTCAACGAAGCAGTTAACGGGTTTAGCGATGAAGGATGGTCGATGCTAGAGAGTGATGGCATCGATGATGTCACTCTTCTTGTGAACTCCTCTCccacaaagatgatgatgacatcaaGTCTCCCATTTTCCAATGGCTTCACTTCTATGCCTAGCGCGGTTCTATGTGCCAAAGCTTCAATGTTATTACAA aaTGTTCCACCCTCGATTCTTCTGCGGTTCTTGAGGGAACATAGGCAAGAATGGGCAGACAATAGCATTGATGCTTATTCGGCTGCAGCCATCAAAGCAGGCCCTTGTAGCTTACCAATCCCTCGTCCAGGGAGCTTTGGCGGTCAAGTCATTCTTCCTCTAGCTCACACTATAGAGAATGAAGAG tttatggaAGTGATTAAGCTTGAAAGCTTGGGGCATTACCAAGAAGACATGATGATGCCTGCTGATATCTTCCTTCTACAA ATGTGCAGTGGGGTGGATGAAAACGCAGTTGAATCATGCGCAGAGCTAATCTTTGCACCGATCGACGCCTCTTTCTCTGATGATGCCCCGATCATTCCTTCCGGATTCCGCATCATTCCTCTAGATTCCAAATCA GAGGGGTTGAGTCCTAACCGAACCCTAGACTTAGCGTCGGCTCTAGACGTAGGGAGCAGAACAGCTGGTGATTCATGTGGAAGCAGAGGAAACACAAAGTCAGTGATGACCATAGCGTTTCAGCTAGCTTTTGAGATGCATATGCAAGAGAACGTAGCCTCAATGGCTAGACAATATGTGAGAAGTGTGATCGCGTCGGTCCAGCGTGTCGCACTTGCTCTCTCCCCTTCTTCTCACCAGCTAAGCGGCCTGCGTCCTCCACCAGCATCACCCGAAGCTCACACGCTTGCTCGCTGGATATCTCACTCCTATAGATGTTACCTTGGCGTTGATCTCCTTAAACCTCATGGAACTGATATTCTCAAGTCTCTTTGGCACCATCCTGACGCTGTCATGTGTTGTTCACTCAAG GCCTTACCGCCGGTGTTCACGTTTGCGAACCAAGCTGGTTTAGACATGCTGGAGACGACGTTGGTGGCACTTCAGGATATCACTCTCGAGAAGATCTTCGACAACAACAACGGAAAGAAGACGATGTGCTCAGGCTTCCCTCAGATTATGCAACAG GGGTTTATGTGTATGGATGGAGGAGTATGCATGTCGAGCATGGGAAGAGCAGTAACGTACGAGAAGGCTGTTGCATGGAAAGTGCTGAACGACGACGAAGAACCTCATTGTATCTGCTTCATGTTCCTCAACTGGTCTTTTATATGA